A section of the Deinococcus taeanensis genome encodes:
- a CDS encoding YqeG family HAD IIIA-type phosphatase codes for MSLLRPHDVIDHVTNITPEFLADRALHGLLLDLDNTLVPYGSYDPQGVAQTLAWVRDLRLSGVKLYLLSNATGRRAAFWLEKLEFQGVGLAGKPNPRAFRRALSALQLPPAQVGMVGDQLFTDVLGGNLSGMHTILVRPLVTNALPHTRVARRLERAVLRRYGHDWQH; via the coding sequence ATGAGCCTCCTGCGCCCGCACGACGTGATTGATCACGTCACGAACATCACGCCGGAATTCCTCGCGGACCGCGCCCTGCACGGCCTGCTGCTGGACCTGGACAACACCCTGGTGCCGTACGGCAGTTACGACCCGCAGGGGGTGGCGCAGACCCTGGCCTGGGTCCGGGACCTGAGGCTCTCCGGGGTGAAGCTGTACCTCCTGAGCAACGCCACCGGGCGGCGCGCCGCGTTCTGGCTGGAGAAACTGGAATTTCAGGGGGTGGGTCTCGCCGGGAAACCCAACCCGCGCGCCTTCCGCCGCGCCCTGAGCGCCCTGCAACTGCCGCCCGCGCAGGTCGGTATGGTGGGCGACCAGCTGTTCACGGACGTGCTGGGCGGCAACCTCAGCGGCATGCACACTATTCTGGTGCGGCCCCTCGTCACCAACGCCCTGCCTCACACCCGCGTCGCGCGGCGCCTGGAACGCGCCGTTCTGAGAAGGTACGGACATGACTGGCAGCACTGA
- the pgeF gene encoding peptidoglycan editing factor PgeF: MLLHAPHLHAPHAFTTRAGGVSRGFYAGLNLDDREDDPAAVAVNRAQLTAALGFGPGQVARLTQVHGTDVVHACEGGHWTGDALVTARPGVLLAIGTADCYPLLLHDPEAGVVGAAHAGWKGTVGHIAARTVEAMTALGARPERLRAAVGPGISAAQYPIGAEVADRFGAAGLGAFVRRGHSGQPHLDLGGANRAVLRAAGVPDGFIWVSGRCSTEADFYSYRRDAGRTGRMWAVIGLPGVPA, encoded by the coding sequence ATGTTGCTTCACGCGCCGCACCTGCACGCGCCGCACGCGTTCACCACGCGTGCCGGGGGCGTGTCCCGCGGCTTCTACGCGGGTCTGAACCTCGATGACCGTGAGGACGATCCTGCCGCCGTGGCCGTCAATCGCGCGCAGCTGACGGCCGCACTGGGTTTCGGGCCAGGGCAGGTGGCGCGCCTCACGCAGGTGCACGGCACTGACGTTGTGCACGCCTGCGAGGGCGGCCACTGGACCGGCGACGCCCTGGTGACCGCCCGCCCGGGGGTGCTGCTGGCCATCGGCACCGCCGACTGCTACCCGCTGCTGCTGCACGACCCTGAAGCCGGGGTCGTGGGGGCCGCGCACGCCGGCTGGAAAGGCACCGTGGGTCACATCGCCGCGCGGACCGTGGAGGCCATGACCGCCCTGGGGGCCCGGCCTGAACGGCTGCGCGCGGCTGTGGGCCCCGGCATCAGCGCCGCGCAGTACCCGATCGGTGCGGAGGTCGCCGACCGGTTCGGGGCCGCCGGCCTGGGCGCCTTCGTTCGCCGTGGGCACTCAGGGCAGCCGCACCTGGACCTGGGGGGGGCCAACCGCGCGGTGCTGCGCGCCGCGGGCGTGCCCGACGGGTTCATCTGGGTGAGTGGCCGCTGCTCCACGGAGGCGGACTTCTACTCCTACCGCCGCGACGCGGGGCGCACCGGGCGCATGTGGGCTGTCATCGGGCTGCCGGGGGTGCCGGCATGA
- a CDS encoding type II/IV secretion system protein, translating to MALSIGDRRLGAILLEQGYVNDTDLQKALVRHAEVGGRLAEILIDSGLVGEKRIARAIEEALGIPLVNLLVITPEAPAMQTIRAQTALSVQAFPFALDGSTLRVAIVDPLSSVAIEALEDDSGLNIEVYQALRDQVLWAIATYYPELKLTAELPAEAEGGPAGGMMGQRLIARGLITDAQLQVALDAQQQTGEPLGATLIAQKAITEDQLYEVLAEQSGAVFLRNLRDFQPSEDVLGSMLRADALRLSAVPVDEGEQGVTVVASDPRKREDIEALVGRSVQIVLAKPRDIEMLIERFYPQRGRLGEQMVQQGTLSREQLREALQVQAREGRVKALGEVIVSLGFANAEEIDNALQKQHAGGGRLEDTLVQSGKLSPEMLARSLAAQLGYEFLDPVQNPPDSKVALLIPETTARRYSVVPVRLQGEALVVAMKDPRNVFALDDLKLISGREIIPAVMAEKDIIRLIERYFGNRDMADLNQKLVQESRQRENASKRQDDMDLSAGLDDNAVVRVVDNIIREAALQEASDIHIEPTEMSLRVRYRVDGVLREQNELPKGSSQSILARIKIMGSLDISERRIPQDGRIRFKKGSIDLDLRLSTLPTVYGEKAVMRLLQKASNIPEVEQLGFSEHNYQRYLDTIHKPNGIFLVTGPTGSGKSFTSFSTLKRIAVPEKNTTTIEDPVEYEIPGIIQSQVNPVAGMTFARALRAFLRQDPDIIFVGEIRDTETAKIAVEAALTGHLVLATLHTNDAPGAIVRLEEMGVEHFNIGAAVVGVVAQRLVRKVCPDCKAPTNADPDVLRRLGITERDLKGAQLMRGAGCNRCGGTGYKGRMGIHELMVIDEPLRVAIGSGKNATEITQVATEQSGMKTLRQDGIEKALLGITTLEEVLAVTSK from the coding sequence ATGGCACTTTCTATCGGTGACCGGCGCCTGGGCGCCATCCTGCTCGAACAGGGGTACGTGAACGACACCGACCTGCAAAAGGCGCTGGTGCGTCACGCCGAGGTCGGCGGCCGACTGGCCGAGATTCTGATCGACTCGGGCCTGGTGGGCGAGAAACGCATCGCGCGTGCCATCGAGGAGGCGCTGGGCATTCCGCTGGTGAACCTGCTTGTCATCACGCCCGAAGCGCCGGCCATGCAGACCATCCGCGCGCAGACGGCCCTGAGCGTGCAGGCCTTCCCGTTCGCGCTGGACGGCAGCACGCTGCGCGTGGCGATCGTGGACCCGCTGTCCAGCGTGGCGATCGAGGCGCTGGAGGACGACAGCGGCCTGAACATCGAGGTCTACCAGGCGCTGCGCGACCAGGTGCTGTGGGCCATCGCCACGTACTACCCGGAGTTGAAGCTCACGGCCGAGCTGCCAGCCGAGGCGGAAGGCGGCCCCGCAGGCGGCATGATGGGCCAGCGCCTGATTGCGCGCGGCCTGATCACCGACGCGCAGCTGCAGGTGGCGCTTGACGCCCAGCAGCAGACCGGAGAGCCGCTGGGCGCCACCCTGATCGCCCAGAAGGCCATCACGGAGGATCAGCTGTACGAGGTGCTGGCCGAACAGTCCGGCGCGGTGTTCCTGCGCAACCTGCGTGACTTCCAGCCCAGCGAGGACGTGCTGGGCAGCATGCTGCGCGCCGACGCGCTGCGCCTGTCGGCCGTGCCGGTCGATGAGGGCGAGCAGGGGGTCACGGTCGTCGCCAGTGACCCCCGCAAGCGGGAAGACATTGAAGCGCTGGTGGGCCGGTCCGTGCAGATCGTGCTGGCCAAACCCCGCGACATTGAGATGCTCATTGAGCGCTTCTACCCGCAGCGCGGCCGGCTGGGTGAGCAGATGGTGCAGCAGGGCACCCTGTCGCGCGAGCAGCTGCGCGAGGCGCTGCAGGTGCAGGCCCGGGAGGGCCGCGTCAAGGCGCTGGGGGAGGTGATCGTGAGCCTGGGCTTCGCGAACGCTGAGGAAATCGACAACGCCCTGCAGAAACAGCATGCCGGAGGCGGGCGTCTGGAGGACACGCTGGTGCAGTCCGGCAAGCTCTCCCCGGAGATGCTGGCGCGCTCCCTGGCGGCGCAGCTGGGGTACGAGTTCCTGGACCCCGTGCAGAACCCGCCGGACAGCAAGGTGGCGCTGCTGATTCCCGAAACGACCGCGCGCCGCTACAGCGTGGTGCCCGTCAGGCTGCAGGGCGAGGCGCTGGTCGTGGCGATGAAAGACCCGCGCAACGTGTTCGCGCTGGACGACCTGAAGCTCATCAGCGGGCGCGAGATCATCCCGGCGGTCATGGCGGAAAAAGACATCATCCGTCTGATCGAACGGTACTTCGGCAACCGCGACATGGCCGACCTGAACCAGAAACTGGTGCAGGAAAGCCGCCAGCGTGAAAACGCCAGCAAACGCCAGGACGACATGGACCTCTCGGCCGGCCTGGACGACAACGCCGTGGTCCGCGTGGTGGACAACATCATCCGCGAGGCGGCGTTGCAGGAAGCCAGCGACATTCACATCGAACCCACCGAGATGTCCCTGCGCGTACGCTACCGCGTGGACGGCGTGCTGCGCGAACAGAACGAACTGCCCAAGGGCAGCTCGCAGAGCATCCTGGCGCGCATCAAGATCATGGGCAGCCTCGACATCAGCGAGCGCCGCATCCCGCAGGACGGCCGCATCCGGTTCAAGAAGGGCAGCATCGACCTCGACCTGCGTCTCTCCACGCTGCCCACCGTGTACGGCGAGAAGGCCGTGATGCGCCTGCTGCAAAAAGCCAGCAACATTCCCGAGGTGGAACAGCTGGGGTTCAGTGAACACAACTACCAGCGGTACCTTGACACCATCCACAAACCCAACGGCATCTTCCTGGTGACCGGCCCCACGGGCTCGGGCAAATCCTTCACGTCCTTTTCCACCCTCAAGCGCATCGCCGTGCCGGAGAAGAACACCACCACCATTGAGGACCCGGTCGAGTACGAGATTCCCGGCATCATCCAGTCGCAGGTGAACCCGGTGGCCGGCATGACCTTCGCCCGCGCCCTGCGCGCCTTCCTGCGTCAGGACCCGGACATCATCTTCGTGGGCGAGATCCGCGACACCGAAACCGCCAAGATCGCCGTGGAAGCTGCCCTGACCGGCCACCTGGTGCTGGCCACGCTGCACACCAACGACGCGCCGGGCGCCATCGTGCGCCTGGAGGAAATGGGCGTCGAGCACTTCAACATCGGCGCCGCCGTGGTGGGCGTGGTCGCGCAGCGCCTGGTGCGCAAGGTCTGCCCGGACTGCAAGGCCCCCACCAACGCCGACCCGGACGTGCTGCGCCGCCTGGGCATCACTGAACGCGACCTGAAAGGCGCGCAGCTGATGCGCGGCGCCGGCTGCAACCGCTGCGGCGGCACCGGGTACAAGGGCCGCATGGGTATCCACGAACTGATGGTCATTGACGAGCCGCTGCGCGTTGCAATCGGCAGCGGCAAGAACGCCACCGAGATCACCCAGGTGGCCACCGAGCAGAGCGGCATGAAAACCCTCCGTCAGGACGGCATCGAGAAGGCACTTCTGGGCATCACCACCCTGGAAGAGGTTCTGGCCGTCACCAGCAAGTAG
- a CDS encoding enoyl-ACP reductase FabI, translating into MTVQIDLSDKTALVMGVANARSLGWAIAEQLLAAGCRVGFSYQGERLKGELDKLLAGRDGVWSQQADATSEEELSALFARVKAEFGHLDYLVHSIAFAPRTAMDGRFLDTTTEDWNTALNVSAYTLVSTARHAEPLLRAGGSVVSLTYHASQKVVPKYNVMGVAKAALEAATRYLASEMGAAGVRVNTISAGPMRTIAARSIPGFGTMFEKAAEAAPLGRNATPDEVGKLALFLLSDLGSGVTGQTVYVDAGSSIMAMKIES; encoded by the coding sequence ATGACGGTGCAGATTGACCTGAGTGACAAGACGGCCCTGGTGATGGGCGTCGCGAACGCCCGGAGCCTGGGGTGGGCCATCGCAGAGCAGCTGCTCGCCGCGGGGTGCCGGGTGGGCTTCTCGTACCAGGGTGAACGCCTGAAGGGTGAACTGGACAAACTCCTGGCCGGGCGGGACGGCGTGTGGAGCCAGCAGGCCGACGCCACCAGCGAGGAGGAACTCAGCGCCCTGTTCGCCCGCGTGAAGGCCGAGTTCGGGCACCTGGACTACCTGGTGCACTCGATTGCGTTTGCGCCGCGCACCGCCATGGACGGCCGCTTCCTGGACACCACCACCGAGGACTGGAACACCGCGCTGAACGTCAGCGCGTACACGCTGGTCTCCACTGCCCGGCACGCCGAGCCGCTGCTGCGCGCCGGGGGCAGCGTCGTGAGCCTGACGTATCACGCGTCGCAGAAGGTCGTACCGAAGTACAACGTGATGGGCGTCGCCAAGGCTGCGCTGGAAGCCGCCACCCGTTACCTCGCCAGCGAGATGGGGGCTGCGGGCGTGCGGGTGAACACCATCAGCGCCGGCCCCATGCGGACCATCGCGGCGCGCTCCATTCCGGGGTTCGGCACCATGTTCGAGAAGGCGGCCGAGGCCGCGCCGCTGGGCCGCAACGCCACCCCGGATGAGGTCGGGAAGCTCGCCCTGTTCCTGCTCAGCGACCTGGGCAGCGGCGTGACGGGCCAGACCGTGTACGTGGACGCCGGGTCGAGCATCATGGCCATGAAGATTGAGTCCTGA
- a CDS encoding isochorismatase family protein, translated as MSLTPNALLLLNAQRHDLDDRPDGRVLARDWAHHVAEARSRGWLVTFVQWDAPHGAAWVTFSRDWTLHPDFRAEQGDVLVRAALPDAFEGSELSAQLHARAVQTLHVLALPGTPAAEATLHSARKQGFEVAPLEVPA; from the coding sequence ATGAGTCTCACGCCGAACGCCCTGCTGCTGCTGAACGCGCAGCGTCATGATCTGGATGACCGGCCCGATGGGCGGGTGCTGGCGCGCGACTGGGCGCATCACGTGGCCGAAGCGCGGTCGCGGGGGTGGCTGGTGACGTTCGTGCAGTGGGACGCGCCGCACGGCGCGGCGTGGGTGACGTTCTCCCGTGACTGGACGCTGCACCCGGATTTCCGCGCGGAGCAGGGGGACGTGCTGGTGCGCGCGGCACTTCCCGACGCGTTTGAGGGGTCTGAGCTGAGTGCCCAGCTGCATGCCCGGGCGGTGCAGACGCTGCACGTGCTGGCGCTGCCGGGCACGCCGGCCGCAGAGGCGACGCTGCACTCGGCGCGGAAGCAGGGCTTTGAGGTGGCGCCGCTGGAGGTTCCGGCATGA
- a CDS encoding NADP-dependent oxidoreductase, translated as MKAVQIRAYGAPEQLEVTDVPTPAPGLGEVLVRVRAVSINPVDYKWRAGGPLDSFPLILGWDVSGVVEAVGPYVMEFRPGDEVFGMLNFPQPGRAYAEYVTARVADIALKPAGLSHEDAAAMSLAALTAHQGLEKMKLRAGQGILIHAGAGGVGHYAVQLARARGAHVTATASAANEAFVRALGADRIVDYRAQPFETQVRDMDAVLDTVGGDTLSRSFEVVRPGGWVVSIAAPIPPEARGVRAARILVYPSRAHLEALADLVRSGQLRSHVSQVFPLARVADAHRAQATGRTVGKIVLTVS; from the coding sequence ATGAAAGCAGTGCAGATTCGCGCCTACGGCGCCCCGGAACAGCTGGAAGTGACGGACGTGCCCACGCCTGCGCCCGGGCTGGGGGAGGTGCTCGTCCGGGTCCGGGCGGTGAGTATCAATCCCGTCGATTACAAGTGGCGGGCCGGCGGCCCCCTGGATTCCTTCCCCCTGATCCTGGGCTGGGACGTGTCCGGCGTGGTCGAGGCGGTGGGTCCCTACGTGATGGAGTTCCGGCCGGGCGATGAGGTCTTCGGCATGCTGAACTTCCCGCAGCCCGGGCGGGCGTACGCGGAATACGTGACGGCCCGCGTCGCGGACATCGCCCTGAAACCCGCCGGGCTGAGCCATGAGGACGCGGCGGCCATGAGTCTTGCGGCGCTCACGGCGCACCAGGGTCTGGAGAAGATGAAGCTGCGGGCCGGTCAGGGCATCCTGATTCACGCTGGGGCCGGCGGGGTGGGGCATTACGCAGTGCAGCTGGCGCGGGCACGGGGCGCGCACGTGACTGCCACGGCGTCCGCGGCGAACGAGGCGTTCGTCCGGGCGCTGGGCGCCGACCGGATCGTGGATTACCGCGCGCAGCCCTTCGAGACGCAGGTGCGCGACATGGACGCCGTGCTGGACACGGTTGGCGGCGACACGCTGAGCCGGTCGTTTGAGGTGGTGCGCCCGGGTGGATGGGTGGTGTCCATTGCCGCGCCGATTCCGCCGGAGGCCCGGGGGGTGCGTGCGGCGCGGATCCTGGTGTATCCGTCCCGCGCGCACCTGGAGGCCCTGGCGGACCTGGTGCGGTCGGGTCAGCTGCGGTCGCACGTGAGTCAGGTGTTTCCTCTGGCGCGGGTGGCGGACGCGCACCGGGCGCAGGCGACGGGCCGCACCGTGGGGAAGATCGTCCTGACGGTGTCCTGA